From a region of the Mycolicibacterium sp. MU0050 genome:
- the secA2 gene encoding accessory Sec system translocase SecA2, which yields MARTSNTDSRSGAKTTGAKPGRLSQRFWKLLGASSEKNQTRSMSEVAASAEFDAKAADLDDEQLRKAAQLLVLDDLADSGDIPQFLAIAREAAERATGLRPFDVQLQGALRMLAGDVVEMATGEGKTLAGAIAAAGYALGGRRVHVISVNDYLARRDAEWMGPLLEAMGLTVGWITENSTADERRAAYGCDVTYASVNEIGFDVLRDQLVTDVADLVSPKPDVALIDEADSVLVDEALVPLVLAGTTHRETPRLEIVELVGSLTPGVDYDADSDRRNIHLTETGAQKVEKALGGIDLYSEEHVGTTLTEVNVALHAHVLLQRDVHYIVQDGAVRLINASRGRIAQLQRWPDGLQAAVEAKEGIETTETGEVLDTITVQALINRYPTVCGMTGTALAAGEQLRQFYKLGVSPIPPNTPNIREDEVDRVYITAAAKMDAIIDHITEVHATGRPVLVGTHDVAESEELHERLVKRGVPAVVLNAKNDAEEAAVIAEAGKLNAVTVSTQMAGRGTDIRLGGSEDHEQEKTVAELGGLHVVGTGRHSTQRLDNQLRGRAGRQGDPGSSVFFASWEDDVVANHLEPGKLPTETDDEGRITNPKAAALIDHAQRVAEGRLLDVHANTWRYNQLIAQQRAILVDRRNTLLSTPTAREELKERAPERYEELAESVPEEELERICRLIMLYHLDRGWADHQAFLADIRESIHLRALGRQNPLDEFHRMAVDAFGSLAADAIEAAQQTFETANVLADEPGLDLSKLARPTSTWTYMVHDNPLQDDTQSGLSLPGVFR from the coding sequence GTGGCACGCACCTCCAACACCGATTCAAGATCCGGCGCCAAGACCACCGGCGCCAAGCCCGGTCGGCTCAGCCAACGTTTCTGGAAGCTGCTCGGCGCCAGTTCCGAGAAGAACCAGACCCGCTCCATGAGCGAGGTGGCGGCCTCGGCCGAGTTCGACGCCAAGGCCGCCGACCTCGACGACGAGCAGCTGCGCAAGGCCGCGCAGCTGCTGGTGCTCGACGACCTCGCGGACTCCGGCGACATCCCGCAGTTCCTGGCGATCGCCCGCGAGGCCGCCGAGCGGGCCACCGGACTACGGCCGTTCGACGTGCAGCTGCAGGGCGCGCTGCGGATGCTCGCCGGCGACGTCGTCGAGATGGCCACCGGTGAGGGCAAGACGTTGGCCGGGGCCATCGCCGCGGCCGGCTACGCACTGGGCGGCCGGCGCGTGCACGTCATCTCCGTCAACGACTATCTGGCCCGCCGCGACGCCGAGTGGATGGGTCCGCTGCTCGAGGCCATGGGCCTGACGGTCGGCTGGATCACCGAGAACTCCACCGCCGACGAGCGGCGCGCCGCCTACGGCTGCGACGTCACCTACGCCTCGGTCAACGAGATCGGCTTCGACGTGCTGCGCGACCAGCTGGTCACCGACGTCGCCGATCTGGTCTCCCCGAAGCCCGACGTCGCCCTCATCGACGAGGCGGACTCGGTGCTCGTCGACGAGGCGCTGGTGCCGCTGGTGCTGGCCGGGACCACGCACCGCGAGACCCCGCGGCTGGAGATCGTCGAACTGGTCGGCTCGCTGACTCCGGGGGTCGACTACGACGCCGACAGCGACCGCCGCAACATCCACCTCACCGAGACAGGCGCCCAGAAGGTCGAGAAGGCCCTCGGCGGCATCGACCTGTACTCCGAGGAACACGTCGGCACCACCCTGACCGAGGTGAACGTGGCCCTGCACGCGCACGTACTGCTGCAGCGCGACGTGCACTACATCGTCCAGGACGGCGCGGTGCGTTTGATCAACGCCTCCCGCGGCCGGATCGCGCAGCTGCAGCGCTGGCCCGACGGGCTGCAGGCCGCGGTGGAGGCCAAGGAGGGCATCGAGACCACCGAGACCGGCGAGGTGCTCGACACCATCACCGTGCAGGCGCTGATCAATCGGTACCCGACGGTGTGCGGGATGACCGGCACCGCGCTGGCCGCCGGGGAACAGCTGCGGCAGTTCTACAAGCTGGGCGTCTCGCCGATCCCGCCGAACACCCCGAACATCCGCGAGGACGAGGTCGACCGGGTGTACATCACCGCCGCGGCCAAGATGGACGCGATCATCGACCACATCACCGAGGTCCACGCCACGGGGCGGCCGGTGCTGGTCGGCACCCACGACGTCGCCGAGTCCGAGGAACTGCACGAACGGCTGGTCAAGCGCGGGGTGCCGGCGGTGGTGCTCAACGCCAAGAACGACGCCGAAGAGGCCGCGGTGATCGCCGAGGCGGGCAAGTTGAACGCCGTGACGGTGTCCACTCAGATGGCCGGTCGCGGCACCGACATCCGGCTCGGCGGTTCCGAGGACCACGAGCAGGAGAAGACGGTCGCCGAACTCGGCGGGCTGCACGTGGTCGGAACCGGCCGGCACAGCACCCAGCGTCTCGACAACCAGCTGCGCGGCCGCGCCGGTCGCCAGGGCGACCCGGGGTCCTCGGTGTTCTTCGCCAGCTGGGAGGACGACGTGGTGGCCAACCACCTCGAGCCCGGGAAGCTGCCCACCGAGACCGACGACGAGGGCCGCATCACCAACCCCAAGGCCGCCGCGCTGATCGACCACGCCCAGCGCGTCGCCGAGGGCCGACTGCTCGACGTGCACGCCAACACCTGGCGGTACAACCAGTTGATCGCCCAGCAGCGGGCGATCCTCGTCGACCGGCGCAACACGCTGCTGTCCACGCCGACGGCCCGCGAGGAACTCAAGGAGCGCGCGCCGGAGCGGTACGAGGAACTGGCCGAGTCGGTCCCCGAGGAGGAACTCGAGCGCATCTGCCGGCTGATCATGCTCTATCACCTGGACCGCGGCTGGGCCGATCACCAGGCCTTCCTGGCCGACATCCGGGAGAGCATCCACCTGCGGGCGCTGGGCCGGCAGAACCCGCTCGACGAGTTCCACCGGATGGCCGTCGACGCGTTCGGGTCGCTGGCCGCCGACGCCATCGAGGCCGCCCAGCAGACCTTCGAGACCGCCAATGTGCTGGCCGACGAGCCGGGTCTGGACCTGTCCAAGCTGGCCCGGCCGACCTCCACGTGGACGTACATGGTCCACGACAACCCGCTACAGGACGACACGCAGTCGGGATTGAGCCTGCCCGGGGTGTTCCGGTGA
- a CDS encoding acetolactate synthase, with protein sequence MGTDAPEGPVHAGRLIARRLRANGIDTMFTLSGGHLFSIYDGCRSEGIRLIDTRHEQTAAFAAEGWTKVTRVPGVAALTAGPGITNGTSALGAAQQNQSPMLVLGGRAPAQRWGMGSLQEIDHVPFVAPLTRYAATAPAAEEVATMVDDALSAAVSAPSGPAFIDFPMDVVFGAAPDPGGPGALTVPRPAVAAEPEQLQRAVDLLAGARRPVIMAGTNVWWGRGEEQLLELAQRLRIPVLMNGMARGMVPADHELAFSRARSEALRTADVAVVVGVPMDFRLGFGAVFGPETALIVADRVRPERAHPVAVAAELYGDLPAVLSALASAGIGDHEAWIGSLRDTETAARAAEAAELADDRAPLHPMRLYAELRPMLDRDAIVVIDAGDFGSYAGRVIDSYVPGAWLDSGPFGCLGSGPGYALAAKLARPQRQVVLLQGDGAFGFSGMEWDTLARHGVQVVSVVGNNGIWALEKHPMEMLYGYSVVADLRPETRYDQVVAALGGHGELVSTPAELRPALRRAFESGLPALVNTLTDPTVAYPRRSNLA encoded by the coding sequence ATGGGTACTGACGCTCCCGAGGGGCCCGTGCACGCGGGTCGGCTCATCGCACGGCGCCTGCGCGCCAACGGCATCGACACCATGTTCACGCTGTCCGGTGGGCACCTGTTCTCCATCTACGACGGTTGCCGCAGCGAGGGCATCCGGCTGATCGACACCCGCCACGAGCAGACCGCGGCGTTTGCCGCCGAAGGCTGGACGAAGGTCACCCGGGTGCCCGGGGTGGCGGCGTTGACCGCGGGGCCCGGGATCACCAACGGCACGAGCGCCTTGGGCGCCGCCCAACAGAACCAGTCGCCCATGCTGGTGCTGGGTGGGCGCGCTCCGGCCCAGCGCTGGGGCATGGGGTCCTTGCAGGAGATCGACCACGTCCCCTTCGTCGCCCCGCTGACCCGCTACGCCGCAACGGCTCCCGCGGCCGAGGAGGTGGCGACGATGGTCGACGACGCCCTGTCGGCCGCGGTGTCGGCGCCGTCGGGACCGGCGTTCATCGATTTCCCCATGGACGTCGTCTTCGGCGCGGCCCCCGACCCGGGCGGGCCGGGGGCGCTCACGGTGCCCCGTCCCGCGGTCGCGGCCGAACCCGAGCAACTGCAGCGCGCCGTGGACCTGTTGGCCGGCGCGCGGCGACCGGTGATCATGGCCGGGACAAACGTCTGGTGGGGCCGCGGCGAAGAGCAGTTGCTGGAGTTGGCGCAGCGGCTGCGGATTCCGGTCCTGATGAACGGGATGGCGCGCGGGATGGTGCCCGCGGACCACGAGCTTGCGTTCTCCCGGGCCCGCTCCGAGGCGCTGCGGACCGCGGACGTCGCCGTGGTGGTGGGGGTCCCGATGGACTTCCGGCTGGGATTCGGCGCGGTGTTCGGCCCCGAGACCGCGCTGATCGTCGCCGACCGGGTGCGGCCGGAGCGGGCGCATCCGGTCGCGGTGGCGGCCGAACTCTACGGCGACCTGCCGGCGGTCCTGTCGGCGCTGGCTTCGGCGGGGATCGGCGACCACGAGGCGTGGATAGGCTCGCTGCGCGACACCGAGACCGCCGCCCGCGCCGCCGAGGCCGCCGAGCTGGCCGACGACCGCGCCCCGCTGCATCCCATGCGGCTCTACGCCGAACTGCGGCCGATGCTGGACCGCGACGCCATCGTCGTCATCGACGCCGGGGACTTCGGGTCCTACGCCGGCCGGGTCATCGACAGCTACGTGCCCGGCGCGTGGCTGGACAGCGGGCCGTTCGGCTGTCTGGGCTCGGGGCCGGGCTACGCGCTGGCGGCCAAGCTGGCCCGCCCGCAACGCCAGGTGGTGCTGCTGCAGGGCGACGGCGCGTTCGGCTTCTCCGGGATGGAATGGGACACCCTGGCCCGCCACGGTGTCCAGGTGGTCTCGGTCGTCGGCAACAACGGCATCTGGGCGCTGGAGAAGCACCCGATGGAGATGCTCTACGGCTATTCGGTGGTGGCCGACCTGCGCCCCGAGACCCGCTACGACCAGGTGGTGGCCGCGCTCGGCGGACACGGCGAACTGGTCTCGACTCCGGCCGAACTGCGTCCGGCCCTGCGCCGCGCCTTCGAGTCCGGGCTGCCCGCGTTGGTCAACACCCTGACCGATCCCACGGTGGCCTATCCGCGCCGGTCGAATCTGGCCTGA
- a CDS encoding ABC transporter ATP-binding protein/permease, with product MEPFSPSLDWGQELVTSLLWIAKGWAIAAVCTFAFVFLIVKFTRWGRQFWRITSGYFTGPGSVLVWLWLAALLLSVTAGVRLSVLFSFQGNDMYSAVQIAVQGIAAGDEVVEQSGVSGFWSALWMFALLATLHVARIMLDLFMTQRFMLTWRAWLTDRLTEDWLDHRAYYRTRFIDDTIDNPDQRIQADIDIFTAGVGPLPNVPTNLSTSTLLFGAVSSIMSVISFTAILWNLSGELTFLGITMPRAMFWVGLLYVFAATVIAFWIGRPLIRLSFNNEKYNAAFRYALVRLRDAAESVAFYRGEVAEKLQLSRRFEPVVDNYKRYINRNMGFLGWNLSISQIIVPLPWLLQAPRLFSGEIRFGDVTQSATAFSEIQNGLSFFRNSYDSFAGWQAAIIRLHGLVVSNEQGRALPSLTVEPSADAVVEFDGVEVRTPDGAQLIDPVALRLDVGDTLVISGKSGTGKTTLLRSLAQLWPYTTGTLRCPSGTNETMFLSQLPYVPLGDLRGVVSYPSAPGEIPDDQLRAVLGRVALPQLVERLDEVQDWAKVLSPGEQQRVAFARILLTRPKAVFLDEASSALDDGLEFMLYQLVRTELPDTVLVSVAHRATVAQHHEQRLELLGDGRWRLGRIEDAAARVP from the coding sequence CTGGAACCGTTCTCCCCCAGCCTGGACTGGGGTCAGGAACTCGTCACATCGCTGCTGTGGATCGCGAAGGGCTGGGCCATCGCGGCCGTCTGCACCTTCGCGTTCGTGTTCCTGATCGTGAAGTTCACCCGGTGGGGCCGGCAGTTCTGGCGCATCACCAGCGGGTACTTCACCGGCCCGGGCAGCGTGTTGGTGTGGCTGTGGCTGGCGGCGTTGCTGCTGTCGGTGACGGCGGGGGTGCGGCTCTCGGTCCTGTTCAGCTTCCAGGGCAACGACATGTACTCGGCCGTCCAGATCGCGGTCCAAGGCATCGCCGCCGGCGACGAGGTCGTGGAACAGTCTGGGGTCAGCGGCTTTTGGTCCGCGCTGTGGATGTTCGCGTTGCTGGCGACGCTGCACGTGGCCCGCATCATGCTCGACCTGTTCATGACCCAGCGGTTCATGCTGACCTGGCGCGCCTGGTTGACCGACCGGCTCACCGAGGACTGGCTCGACCACCGCGCCTACTACCGCACCCGGTTCATCGACGACACCATCGACAACCCCGACCAGCGCATCCAGGCCGACATCGACATCTTCACCGCCGGGGTCGGGCCGCTGCCCAACGTGCCCACCAACCTGAGCACCAGCACGCTGCTGTTCGGCGCGGTTTCCTCGATCATGTCCGTCATCTCGTTCACCGCGATCCTGTGGAACCTGTCCGGGGAGTTGACGTTCCTGGGCATCACCATGCCGCGGGCGATGTTCTGGGTGGGCCTGCTCTACGTGTTCGCCGCGACCGTGATCGCGTTCTGGATCGGCCGCCCGCTGATCCGGTTGAGCTTCAACAACGAGAAGTACAACGCGGCGTTTAGGTACGCGCTGGTGCGGCTGCGCGACGCCGCCGAGTCGGTGGCCTTCTACCGCGGCGAGGTCGCCGAGAAGCTGCAGCTGAGTCGGCGGTTCGAGCCGGTGGTGGACAACTACAAGCGCTACATCAACCGCAACATGGGCTTTCTGGGCTGGAACCTGTCGATCAGCCAGATCATCGTCCCGCTGCCCTGGTTGCTACAGGCGCCCCGACTGTTCAGCGGCGAGATCCGGTTCGGCGACGTCACCCAGAGCGCGACGGCCTTCAGCGAGATCCAGAACGGGTTGTCGTTCTTCCGTAACTCCTACGACAGCTTCGCCGGCTGGCAGGCCGCCATCATCCGGTTGCACGGCCTGGTGGTGTCCAACGAGCAGGGGCGCGCCCTGCCGTCGCTGACGGTCGAGCCGAGCGCCGACGCGGTGGTCGAGTTCGACGGGGTCGAGGTCCGCACGCCCGACGGCGCTCAGCTGATCGACCCGGTGGCGTTGCGGCTCGACGTCGGCGACACGTTGGTGATCAGCGGCAAGTCCGGCACCGGCAAGACCACCCTGCTGCGCAGCCTGGCCCAGTTGTGGCCGTACACGACCGGGACGCTGCGGTGCCCGTCGGGGACCAACGAGACGATGTTCCTGTCGCAGCTGCCCTATGTGCCGCTCGGCGACCTGCGCGGCGTGGTGTCCTACCCCAGCGCACCGGGCGAGATCCCCGACGATCAGCTGCGCGCGGTGCTGGGTCGGGTCGCGCTACCGCAGCTGGTCGAGCGCCTCGACGAGGTGCAGGACTGGGCCAAGGTGCTGTCCCCCGGCGAACAGCAGCGCGTCGCGTTCGCCCGGATCCTGTTGACCCGACCCAAGGCGGTGTTCCTCGACGAGGCGAGCTCGGCGCTCGACGACGGGCTGGAGTTCATGCTCTACCAGCTGGTGCGCACCGAACTGCCGGACACCGTGCTGGTCAGCGTCGCGCACCGGGCCACCGTCGCCCAGCATCACGAGCAGCGCCTCGAGCTGCTCGGGGACGGCCGGTGGCGGTTGGGCCGGATCGAGGACGCCGCGGCGCGGGTGCCCTGA